A stretch of DNA from Cannabis sativa cultivar Pink pepper isolate KNU-18-1 chromosome X, ASM2916894v1, whole genome shotgun sequence:
GAAATATCTCatcctttttattattttttctaacatatatataattatttaaagcactaattatacttttttaaaacaaaaaaagcactaattatactaatagataatttcaaatatatataatatatattttttaatttttaaaattaagatgTGATATATATGAACAACATCATCCAGGCACACCAGCACACGAGAGGATATGAATGAAGCTTTTTAAAactattaattaaagttgagaCACCACTCAAAATTTGCAAATAGGGACAGTCGCCTTTTTATTTACCTTTTTCTTTCTAttacttttaaataattatacatgTAAAACATAAATTGAATGATATTCTCATGctattcctctctctctctctctcactattcataaataaataaatcttgAAAGATTTTCTTTTAGTTATTTTGCAAGAAAAAATCTCGATATATAGTTATTACAATAATTGAATAATTGATtagcaattattatattttatatatattaataattaataatagtgAGTGGCCAAGAACAAAAAGGGTAGGAATTATTGAGGTGTTATATACCATATATACCTACCATATTTCAAAAACTCCAATaatagcaataataataatcgGCTATAACCAGAGAAATAATGGCCACCATGTATATGCATAGGTCTATGATCACAGCAATGGTTTTTCTGATCATCACTAATATTCTCATCAACAGGggtaagtaataataatatattagtaataagtatatagtatttattattaataataataataataataataaatatttgggGTGGAGCAGGAATTTGTGAAAATTGCAGTTTGGACAACATAAACATCGGAACAGTGAGAAGTGGAAGAGAGATAAATGGGAAAGCAGAGTGGAACGTGACAGTGATTAACACGTGCGAGAATTGTGGTCAGAGTGAGATCAAATTGGGTTGTGAGGGTTTTCAGACAGCCAAGCCAGTGGATCCGGCCACCTTCCTCGACCAAGGCCACGGCCAGTGTCTCCTCATCAACGGCTCAATTCTCAATCCTAAAGCTACTGTTCGATTCTCCTATGCTTGGGATCCTCCTTTTCTCTTTTTCCCTCTCCACTCTCGTATTCCTACCTCTTGTAATTCCTaactttgttgtttttatatatGTCTTGTCGTTTAATTACTTTCAGGGCTTGTATTATACTATATACTACTTTGTGTTTCTGTGCTCTAgcttcaatatatatttattttagtacaTCCTTAAAACATAATGtacaaataaaactaaaatcaaTCGCAAAATTAAAACTAGAACTTAattgaaattagataaaaaaaaaaatttagctcGAGAAAGAATGAATCATGAATCTTTATTGCTTGAATGGTCAATAGTACACAGTTGAATATGTCTAAGAATAAAACTCTACACggtgaataattattaaaaaatatttcacaTTGAGGGATATCACTTCTAGAGTGATATTTTCATTACGTCCCTCCACACATTTACTATGATCTTGGACACTCTTTCTCTAAACTTGAATCTGAAACTGAAGTATGAGCCTAGGAGATTAAAGATCAGAACCCAAAACTCTGAAATCTCTTTGAGAATAGAGGAACACCTATTTATAGCTGTTGGCGAGGTCTCCTTTAAGTTGGTATTAAAACCAACTGTTATAACTAATAATAGCTTTCTCCAGATTCATCTGATGAGCAAATAGATGGACCTACTGACTTGACAGGTTAAGTGAGTTTAATCCCAACAATTTCACCTGATTAGACTCACTTAATCTCTGATCCAAAAGAAATGAGTGAGGACATTGAATTTCCTGAATGCTCAACAAGTTTAGACGATGCCTAAACTTGTCTCTAGTTACACTTTTAGTGAAAATATCTACAGGGTTATCATGTGTGCTTATTTTCTTCACTTGCACCTGCTTGGATGACACAATACCCTTATAAAGTGTAATTTGATATAAATATGCTTTGACCTCTCATGAAGCATTGGATTTTGCATGAGATGCAAAGCACTTTGATAATCACAATAGACTGTGATATCCTTAGATTTGAAACCTAACTCCTCTGTCAACCCCTTAAGTCATATAGTCTCTTTGATTGCTTCTGTAGCAGCCATGTATTCAGCTTCTGTTGATGACAAGGCTACTACTTTCTGTAGGTTAGATTTCCAGCTGATGCAGCCCCCAAGAGTAGTGAACACAAATCCTGTTAGGCTCCTTCTAGTGTCTAAGTTTGCTACAAAATCTGAGTCCACAAAACCAATGATTTCTTCCTTGTACTGGTTCCCCTTACTAAACACAATACTAGTGTCCATAGTACCTTTCAGGTACCTCATTGTCCATTTCAGTGCTTCCTAATATTTAAGGCCAGGGTCTGAAATGTATCTACTGACCATACTCATGGCATGAGCTAAGTCTGGTCTTGAACACACCATGGAATACATGAGACTCCCAACAAAACTTGCATAAGGAACTTTGCTCATCTTGGCTCTTTCTGCATCTGTTTTTTGTGACTGAGATGCAGACAACTTGAAGTATTGAGCAAGTGGTGTTGCAACTGGTTTGCACTTGACCATGTCAAACTTACTCAATACTTTCTGTAGGTAGGCAGCTTGAGAAAGTATTGGCATGCCAGGCTTTGGTCTCTTTATGTCTATCCCAAGAATTCTCTTTGCTTtgccaagatctttcatctcaaactcaTCACTAAGTTTCCTTTTCAGCTTTTCAATCTCTGACATTGCTTTGCTAAAGATcagtatatcatcaacatagagTAGCAAGTAGGTTTGATTATTGAAATACACACATGAGTCATACTTGCTTTTAGTGTATCCAATATTCTACATATAGGTGTCAAACCTCAAGTTCCATTGCCTAGGTGCATGCTTGAGGCCATAAAGAGACTTCTTGAGTAGACATACCTCATTTGGGTTCCCATTGTCAAAGCCCTCAGGTTGTTGCATATAGATTTCCTCTTCTAATAACCCATGTAAGAAAGTTATCCTTGCATCCATATGTTCAATCTCTAGGTCTATGCTTGCTGCCTTTGCCATCATGGCTCTGATTGAAGCTTGCTTaaccattggaaagaaaatctCATTGTAATCGATACCTTCCTTCTGAGTGAACCCTTTAAAACCTTGCCTTGAATCTGGTAGGCTCATTCCATGAACATTCTTTATGCTTGAAAAGCCATTTACATCCTACCAGCTTGTAGAACTCTAGTTTCTTCACAATAATCCAGGTTTTATTCTTCCTAAGAGACTGCATCTCTTCTTAGATGGCCTGCAGCCATGGTTCAGCATCTTTACTTGTCATAGCTTCTTGAAAGCTAGTGGGTTCTAAACTGTCAACCTCTTCTACAATCATAAGTACATATATAATGAATTCATCATAACCAAAATGGTCAGGGGCTTTTCTCTGTCTAGCTCTTGCTGATCTTCATTGTCTTCTCCTTTTGTTACCTCAGTTCCATCTGGAACAACATTAGTTGATGATGTAGGATCAATCTGCTCCACCTCAATCTGGACATTCTCATCTGAAACAGCTTCACTGTCTTTGGAAGTGCTCTTGGTTTTCATGGCCATTTCATCTTCCTTAAAAACAACATCTCTACTTATCAAGTACTTCTTGAATCCAGGTTTTAAATACCACACTCTATATCCCTTAACCCCTTCAGGGTAGCCAAGAAATATGCATCTCAATGCTCTAGGCTGCAACTTATCTTGTCTAACATGCACAAATGCAGTACATCCAAACACTTTCAGGTGATCTATGTTTGGAGATTTATCTATCCATAACTCTTGTGGGATCTTGAAGTTGTTTGGCACAGATGGTGATCTGTTGATTAGGTAGCAGGCTGTTTTAAAAGCTTCTCCCCAAAAGGTTCTGTCTAAACCAACTCCTAGTAACATGCACCTAACCCTCTCAATCAATGTTCTATTCATCctctcagcaacaccattttgctaaGGGGTTTTGGTCACAGTTCTATGTCCCTGGATTCCCATTTTGGCACACAATTCCTTGAACTCATTTGAGAAGTACTCAAGGCCATTGTCAATCCTTAAGACCTTgattggaggtaatgaaataaaaaagaaacaatttttatttcattcctTTGTTTCgttatattttaaagtattaaaatatcattccaatgaaataatttttctatcattttggtgtaatgactattccattttgaaatggaatgaatgaccatttcaatgtaagatgagaaaatttttaataattttttttaccattttttatGTGTTTCAAATTTAATTCCATTCTACTCTTATTcttattctcattctcattgctattcatatatttttatttcatccAACCGAACGCCACTTAAATTGATACCATGTTAAAAACAATGGTAAAGAGAATTATTTCCTATGTATTtcattaagaaaataatatatatttatacacatTAGGTAAACTATTGTAACAAACTAGGAAAATAATGAAAACTAATTAGTCCTAATTTCTAATTAACAATATAATACAGTTGatagtatttagttactaaTGTCACCATATTTAAGGCGTTATCAATAAATTATCCACACTTTTCCCATGGAGATGGTCCTGTGGAGGTCTACTTGTAATGGAGAAACTAAAATATAAACTAAAGTAGTTGTAGAATTCCCTGTACGGACAATATGCGGGAAATGGGATTAAAATTCTTAACAAGATGGAGATCGTGGGAGAACGCCCCACCAATTCCTCACCCCATCCGTGTACATATAAATCGAtttataaattaagaacattaaAACAAACAATGCCTTCTATTTAAACCATTTTTATTGGAGATCACTGATATTCTATTTTAACTCTTCCATCAATTCAGATTAGCATTGAGGCCAATACATAAGATGAATCGTTGGGATGAAAGGATAGGCAGTCAAACATGGGTAAACCCTAAAAAGAATTGAGGCCAATATCTAAATAAATCTACAAGAACCATTTTGTCAATCTCTTCTCACAAATCATTCACCGCAAGGAGTTCGACGCCCAAGAACTACCACTGAACTAAGATTTGATGTCTTCTTGACAAGCCATATGCATCTCCTTAATTAGGCTAGAGAACACACTTTGTCTGATAAAAGAGTTAAATGTCAGTTTCGTCAAGCAGAAATCACAACTTCTACCCACATATTTGAGCAAAAACTTTCAAGAAGCAAATTTACCTTGTCTAATGCTACCACAGCAAAATCGATTGTCATCTATATATGTTGCTTGT
This window harbors:
- the LOC115698943 gene encoding TPD1 protein homolog 1B; the encoded protein is MATMYMHRSMITAMVFLIITNILINRGICENCSLDNINIGTVRSGREINGKAEWNVTVINTCENCGQSEIKLGCEGFQTAKPVDPATFLDQGHGQCLLINGSILNPKATVRFSYAWDPPFLFFPLHSRIPTSCNS